The genomic DNA AATACATAGCCAGCGCCCCGGCAGCCTGGGCGCTGGCGACCTGCTTACCGGGGCGAGGGATCAGGAAATTATGATGGGTGTGGCATATGATGTACTACGGGCTGTGGTCAGGTTCCTGCCGCCTCCACTGTACTGGGTGGTTACAGCCAGCTCATACTCCCCGGCTGCCAACTCTGCCGGCACATAGATGAGCAGGCGCGAAGGTTCATTGAGTACGATATCGCCATCGGCCAATTTGGTGATTGCTTGTGTAGTCAGATTTCGGAAAGTGATGCCACATTCAGGTTTGTCGCCGGTGACTTTCAGGAAAGAGCCTTTGAGTTCGGCATTGCGGCCTTTGGTAAGTGAGCCGTCGGTCTTACCGGTGGTAGTATCGGTCAGGCTTAATATCTCGATCGGATCGGATAGTTCTCCCAATATTTCTACTGAAGTTTCGGCGATAGCTTCTCTCAGGTCCGCGCCCTGATTGATAGACACGTACACGGAATGAACATTGGGATCCCACGTTTTTCCATAAAATGCGCCTTTGATCACCGGCCGCATATAGACTAATCCGGTATTGACGTTGTAGCCCGAGGTGACCAGTTCGGCCGTTTTACGATTGAAGCGGGTGAGAATATCGACCGCCGTTTCGGATTTCACCTCCATGCCCTCATTGACCAGCTCCCTGACAATGTCCTGCATCGTGACGCTGCCGTTTACCACTACCGAAGCCAAATAATCACTGGGATCTTCGGTCAACAGATTCTTACGAATCCATGCTTTCAAAACATTTTTCATAGTATCAATTTTAGTTTAACATATATCGTCCATCTATCTTCCAAAGAAAACAGATGGCCATCAAAATATCTGTTTTTCAACCAGCCGGGACAAATAGTCCGCAATATGAAACAGGCAACACCCCGGTCAAATAATAGAAAAATGGTTTAGGATAGTAATAAAGGAATATGTCTCAAAATGAATGGAAGACCAGCTCCTGTTGAAACAAGATATACCGACAGGCAAAATCCGTGATTGGCCTTCGTGAGCCCGATAACTGAAATACGAATTGTTTATTACCGAAGGCAAAGTAAAGCTTAACCGCATAGTTTTATTTGTTTTTTCAGATACATAATCTATAAATTTGGACAATAAACAAAAACACTCAATTACGATCAGGTTATAAACAAAAACGCAGAGA from Parabacteroides sp. FAFU027 includes the following:
- a CDS encoding DNA-binding domain-containing protein: MKNVLKAWIRKNLLTEDPSDYLASVVVNGSVTMQDIVRELVNEGMEVKSETAVDILTRFNRKTAELVTSGYNVNTGLVYMRPVIKGAFYGKTWDPNVHSVYVSINQGADLREAIAETSVEILGELSDPIEILSLTDTTTGKTDGSLTKGRNAELKGSFLKVTGDKPECGITFRNLTTQAITKLADGDIVLNEPSRLLIYVPAELAAGEYELAVTTQYSGGGRNLTTARSTSYATPIIIS